The window CAAAAGCTCTAATCCTATATCAtctattgttgttatttttcataGTTTAGTACAATAGTGAGGATGTTACGTATGTTATTACATCCAAAGCAATCTGTAactaaatattacaaatatttatgtacCACACATATTTATCAACTGTAAGCTTTTTTAGTTGAAGTGATCGTTTAATCACCAATTATGCTTTGTACAGCCTATGATGgtgttaaataaattattaacttGTATTGATTTTATATTCTCACATATTTCtctatgtttttttgtttgcaTGTAGGTGTGGGGGGGATTTTTGGTTCAATGTTAATTAGCAGAATGACAACACGCCTGCATTCAATAACTTGTTCAAAAAAGCCTCCTCTGAAGGAGTCGTTCATTGTTTCTCCAACATCTGGTCTAGTCACAGTTGAAAAAGTCAACACTGTGAACTCTGATAGAAAATCTACAACTCATAATTCACATTTCTACACATCATCTCAGTCATTCGAAACATTGGGATCCTGTAGAAAAGTACTTGAAATTCATACTGATGTTTCACGGGTATCTAAACTTATCAGATTCCTGTGTGTCCCGTTACATTTTACCTTAACTTTAGTCAGTTTAACTGTcagttattatttaaaacagGATAATTCTCCAAAGATCACATCACCTCTGCAGTTT of the Schistosoma haematobium chromosome 4, whole genome shotgun sequence genome contains:
- a CDS encoding hypothetical protein (EggNog:ENOG4112WX9~COG:P); the protein is MLISRMTTRLHSITCSKKPPLKESFIVSPTSGLVTVEKVNTVNSDRKSTTHNSHFYTSSQSFETLGSCRKVLEIHTDVSRVSKLIRFLCVPLHFTLTLVSLTVSYYLKQDNSPKITSPLQFDILFPYLIAGFIQICILLEFAKWIVFKLWKYLHSTKHLNSHDNVISLASIDFSAIAVTTGAGDLIGTSLFILFLSISKWIISG